The Saccharomonospora glauca K62 genome has a segment encoding these proteins:
- a CDS encoding alpha/beta fold hydrolase: MSAERFVTSDGTALAVERGEVDDAAGTVVLVHGWTQDRRTWDRVLSLLPPEVRSVRYDLRGHGESGHSAFETTTIDRLADDLAEVIEAFAPSGRLVLAGHSMGGMTIMALADRHPELVRDRVHGVAFVSTACANLSRVTLGLPGALGTAAHRVERKLATALVRYRRERLPLPRTAARLGARWLVFGRKPRRSDVESVADQLLRVHPASMGAFRNEIALHDRTAALAVLRRTPSVVMAGMADRLCSTRHARAIADELEAGRLVLCPGAGHMLPQERAHEVAREISILCRVPSASLPVG; encoded by the coding sequence ATGAGCGCCGAGCGTTTCGTCACGAGCGACGGCACGGCCCTGGCGGTCGAGCGGGGGGAGGTGGACGACGCGGCGGGCACCGTCGTGCTCGTCCACGGGTGGACCCAGGATCGCCGGACCTGGGACCGCGTGCTTTCCCTGCTTCCCCCCGAGGTCCGGAGCGTGCGCTACGACCTGCGCGGACACGGGGAGTCGGGGCACTCGGCTTTCGAGACCACGACCATCGACCGGCTCGCCGACGACCTCGCGGAGGTGATCGAGGCTTTCGCCCCCTCGGGGAGGCTCGTGCTCGCGGGACACTCGATGGGCGGCATGACGATCATGGCGTTGGCCGACCGGCATCCCGAGCTCGTCCGGGACCGTGTCCACGGAGTGGCGTTCGTGTCCACCGCCTGCGCGAACCTGAGCCGGGTCACCCTCGGGTTGCCCGGCGCGCTCGGAACCGCCGCCCACCGCGTCGAGCGCAAGCTCGCGACGGCGCTCGTGCGGTACCGGAGGGAGCGGCTTCCGCTGCCGCGCACGGCTGCCCGACTCGGGGCGCGGTGGCTCGTGTTCGGTCGCAAGCCCCGGCGTTCCGACGTCGAGTCGGTGGCCGACCAGCTCCTACGGGTCCACCCCGCGAGCATGGGGGCCTTCCGGAACGAGATCGCCCTGCACGACCGCACGGCGGCGTTGGCGGTGCTGCGCCGCACGCCGAGTGTGGTCATGGCGGGAATGGCCGACCGGCTCTGCTCCACCCGCCATGCTCGGGCCATCGCCGACGAGCTGGAGGCGGGGCGGCTCGTGCTGTGCCCCGGCGCGGGGCACATGCTGCCGCAGGAGCGAGCACACGAGGTGGCGCGGGAGATCTCGATCCTGTGCCGAGTGCCGTCGGCGTCCCTCCCGGTGGGCTGA
- a CDS encoding DEAD/DEAH box helicase has protein sequence MDQNENRTDAPATGTDAGTPTNPTFAELGVHPDIVRALAESGIERTFDIQALTLPLALRGEDVIGQARTGTGKTFGFGVPLLQRLTLPGDGTPQALVVVPTRELCLQVSQDLENAGKHLGVRIASIYGGRPYESQIKTLRKGVDVVIGTPGRLLDLAEQRHLVLGKIATLVLDEADEMLDLGFLPDIERILRMVPDERQTMLFSATMPGPILTLARTFLHQPTHIRAEDHEAGAVHERTTQFVYRSHSLDKPELVAKVLQAEGRGLTMIFTRTKRTAQKVADDLTERGFAAAAVHGDLGQGAREQALRAFRSGKVDVLVATDVAARGIDVDDVTHVINYQTPEDEKTYVHRIGRTGRAGKAGVAITLVDWDEVPRWKLISDELGLGIPEPVETYSTSPHLFTDLGIPENATGRLPLSKRTRAGLAAEAEEDFGGTRRRRADTPRKRRSRQRRRTRGGREITPATRTDGGERTASTATDEAADTTRPRRRRTRGGVPHTPTAEHAAPADKEESTRGDSGERPTRRRRRRRRGESVGSANPANTTETAAEAD, from the coding sequence ATCGACCAGAACGAAAACCGCACGGATGCCCCAGCCACGGGCACAGACGCCGGCACACCGACCAACCCCACGTTCGCCGAGCTCGGGGTGCATCCCGACATCGTCCGGGCCCTCGCGGAGTCCGGCATCGAGCGCACCTTCGACATCCAGGCCCTGACACTGCCGCTCGCGCTGCGCGGCGAGGACGTCATCGGGCAGGCGCGGACCGGAACGGGCAAGACGTTCGGATTCGGCGTGCCACTGCTGCAACGGCTCACGCTCCCCGGGGACGGCACCCCACAGGCACTCGTGGTGGTTCCCACCCGCGAACTGTGTCTGCAGGTCAGCCAGGACCTGGAGAACGCGGGCAAGCACCTCGGCGTGCGCATCGCGTCGATCTACGGGGGCCGCCCCTACGAGTCCCAGATCAAGACCCTGCGCAAGGGCGTCGACGTGGTCATCGGCACGCCCGGCCGACTCCTCGACCTCGCCGAACAGCGCCATCTCGTGCTCGGCAAGATCGCCACGCTCGTGCTGGACGAGGCCGACGAAATGCTCGACCTCGGCTTCCTCCCCGACATCGAGCGCATCCTGCGAATGGTGCCCGACGAGCGGCAGACGATGCTGTTCTCGGCCACCATGCCCGGCCCGATCCTCACGCTGGCACGGACCTTCCTGCACCAGCCGACCCACATCCGGGCCGAGGACCACGAGGCGGGCGCGGTGCACGAACGCACCACGCAGTTCGTCTACCGCTCGCACTCGCTGGACAAGCCCGAGCTGGTGGCGAAGGTGCTCCAGGCCGAGGGCCGGGGGCTGACCATGATCTTCACGCGGACCAAGAGGACGGCGCAGAAGGTCGCCGACGACCTCACCGAACGCGGGTTCGCCGCCGCGGCCGTCCACGGTGACCTGGGGCAGGGAGCACGCGAGCAGGCGCTGCGGGCCTTCCGGTCGGGCAAGGTGGACGTCCTGGTGGCCACCGACGTCGCCGCCCGCGGCATCGACGTCGACGACGTGACCCACGTCATCAACTACCAGACTCCCGAGGACGAGAAGACCTACGTGCACCGCATCGGCCGCACGGGCCGCGCGGGCAAGGCCGGGGTGGCGATCACCCTCGTCGACTGGGACGAGGTCCCGCGTTGGAAGCTGATCTCCGACGAACTCGGGCTGGGCATCCCCGAGCCGGTGGAGACCTACTCCACCTCCCCGCACCTGTTCACCGACCTCGGCATCCCGGAGAACGCCACCGGGAGGTTGCCGCTGTCCAAGCGCACCCGCGCCGGGCTGGCTGCCGAGGCCGAGGAGGACTTCGGTGGCACGCGACGCCGCCGCGCCGACACCCCGCGCAAGCGCAGGTCCCGCCAGCGCAGGCGCACCCGCGGCGGTCGTGAGATCACTCCCGCCACGCGCACGGACGGAGGCGAGCGGACGGCGAGCACTGCCACCGACGAGGCCGCCGACACCACGCGCCCCCGCAGGCGCCGCACGCGGGGAGGTGTCCCCCACACCCCGACCGCCGAGCACGCCGCTCCGGCCGACAAGGAGGAGTCGACGCGCGGTGACAGCGGTGAGCGGCCCACCCGACGTCGGCGCCGCAGGAGGCGTGGCGAGAGTGTGGGCAGCGCCAACCCCGCCAACACCACCGAAACGGCGGCGGAGGCAGACTAG
- a CDS encoding DUF3152 domain-containing protein codes for MKRVTGGVRKSDGDIASAGHDPADARGTAEADRPDDGDFDAESEGGRPPSEPLRASWRPVGKVAPERPRRSGLKKFTATYGWRAYLIPILLVVTALVVFDTTRNAGTPDGGDASGAAPSGGGDGSSPNPVATEVPAKQVDLHIPTAELPEGGDYDKVGKGQWHVVPLGENGGKKAGDSPNLYTYTVEVEDGLNPGSFAGDDSFASTVEATLSDSRSWPGTGEVSFQRVDDRHPDPDFRVSLTSPETTKQLCGQEIPFESSCYISSYQRVVINLARWVRGAKAFSGNMGVYQQYVINHEVGHALGNGHVGCPEDGALAPVMMQQTFGVANDYVAKLNDLPGGDQGAVPADGKVCLPNAWPVPQPKGE; via the coding sequence GTGAAGCGGGTAACAGGAGGGGTACGGAAAAGCGACGGGGACATCGCGTCGGCTGGTCACGATCCTGCTGATGCCCGTGGTACGGCGGAGGCGGACCGCCCGGACGACGGGGACTTCGACGCGGAGTCCGAGGGCGGACGTCCCCCGTCCGAGCCGCTGCGGGCGTCGTGGCGGCCGGTCGGGAAGGTTGCCCCGGAACGTCCTCGACGCTCCGGACTCAAGAAGTTCACCGCCACCTACGGCTGGCGCGCGTACCTGATCCCGATCCTGCTCGTCGTCACCGCGCTGGTCGTGTTCGACACCACCAGGAACGCCGGCACCCCCGACGGTGGCGATGCGTCGGGGGCGGCCCCGAGCGGCGGTGGCGACGGCTCGTCGCCGAATCCGGTGGCCACCGAGGTGCCCGCGAAGCAGGTCGACCTCCACATCCCCACCGCCGAGCTGCCCGAGGGCGGGGACTACGACAAGGTCGGCAAGGGCCAGTGGCACGTCGTGCCGCTCGGCGAGAACGGCGGCAAGAAGGCGGGGGACTCCCCGAACCTGTACACCTACACCGTCGAGGTGGAGGACGGGTTGAATCCGGGCAGCTTCGCCGGCGACGACAGTTTCGCCTCCACCGTGGAGGCCACGTTGTCCGACAGCCGGAGCTGGCCGGGGACCGGGGAGGTGTCCTTCCAACGCGTCGACGACAGGCACCCCGACCCGGACTTCCGGGTCAGCCTGACGTCTCCCGAGACCACCAAGCAGCTGTGCGGCCAGGAGATCCCGTTCGAGTCGTCGTGCTACATCAGCTCGTACCAGCGAGTCGTCATCAACCTGGCCAGATGGGTGCGGGGGGCGAAGGCGTTCAGCGGCAACATGGGCGTCTACCAGCAGTACGTCATCAACCACGAGGTCGGTCACGCGCTGGGCAACGGGCACGTCGGATGTCCGGAGGACGGTGCGCTCGCCCCCGTGATGATGCAGCAGACCTTCGGCGTCGCCAACGACTACGTCGCCAAGCTCAACGACCTGCCCGGAGGCGACCAGGGAGCCGTGCCCGCCGACGGCAAGGTCTGCCTCCCCAACGCCTGGCCCGTGCCACAGCCGAAGGGCGAGTGA
- a CDS encoding AurF N-oxygenase family protein, which produces MTRAVRESSREKTAERLLKSSANKFYDPEVDIDWDAPLVEGKRYLPEHRSTLYGTKLWEQLTPEQRIELGKHEIASIATNGIWFEVLLMQMLLKEVYNADPTTGFAQYALTEIADECRHSTMFARFSERVGCPHYGPVSWRKRLGKLLNVLAYGPAMYGSILVAEEILDRLQREQMNDPDIQPLVRMINRIHVLEEARHVTFAREEVARGMRDLRGPEKAYQQWLLAVVAHEITRSLVNPRVYAAVGIRPADGYRAAVNNPYWRETIRYCGERIMGFLDEVGLVGGPGMPWWRRSFLLGAR; this is translated from the coding sequence ATGACGCGCGCGGTGAGGGAGTCCAGCCGCGAGAAGACCGCCGAACGGCTGCTGAAGTCGTCGGCCAACAAGTTCTACGACCCCGAGGTCGACATCGACTGGGACGCGCCCCTCGTGGAGGGCAAGCGCTACCTCCCCGAACATCGGTCCACCCTCTACGGCACGAAGCTGTGGGAGCAGCTCACGCCCGAGCAGCGCATCGAACTCGGCAAGCACGAGATCGCGAGTATCGCCACGAACGGCATCTGGTTCGAGGTCCTGCTCATGCAGATGCTGCTCAAGGAGGTCTACAACGCCGATCCCACCACCGGCTTCGCGCAGTACGCGCTCACCGAGATCGCCGACGAGTGCCGCCACTCGACGATGTTCGCCCGGTTCAGCGAACGGGTCGGCTGTCCGCACTACGGCCCCGTCTCCTGGCGGAAGCGGCTCGGCAAGTTGCTGAACGTGCTCGCGTACGGGCCCGCGATGTACGGGTCGATCCTGGTGGCCGAGGAGATCCTCGACCGGTTGCAGCGCGAGCAGATGAACGACCCCGACATCCAGCCGCTCGTGCGCATGATCAACCGCATCCACGTGCTGGAGGAAGCCCGGCACGTGACGTTCGCCCGCGAGGAGGTCGCGCGCGGCATGCGCGACCTGCGGGGCCCCGAGAAGGCCTACCAGCAGTGGCTGCTCGCGGTGGTGGCTCACGAGATCACCCGCAGTCTGGTCAACCCCCGCGTCTACGCCGCCGTGGGCATTCGACCGGCGGACGGCTACCGCGCGGCCGTGAACAATCCGTACTGGCGGGAGACCATCCGCTACTGCGGGGAGCGGATTATGGGCTTCCTCGACGAGGTCGGGCTCGTCGGCGGTCCGGGCATGCCGTGGTGGCGGCGCTCGTTCCTGCTGGGGGCCCGATGA
- a CDS encoding ferritin-like fold-containing protein codes for MTDAKADATEDRPEIGTGVVDLLGVLAYGELSAFDRLAEDARTAPTLSGRVALASMAAAEMGHYGLLERYLAERGVSVEEAMRPFMRHIDAFQESTAPRTWLESLVKAYVVDNLAADLYRELAEVLDEEPRELVTTVLADTGHSAFAQREVAAAIENDAPVRDRLALWSRRLLGEALTQAQYVVAESDGLAELIVAGTGDLSGIAALFRKLQKQHTKRMQALGLG; via the coding sequence GTGACTGACGCGAAGGCTGATGCCACCGAGGACCGTCCGGAGATCGGGACGGGTGTCGTCGATCTGCTCGGCGTGCTGGCGTACGGAGAGCTGTCGGCTTTCGACCGGTTGGCCGAGGACGCCCGCACGGCACCCACCCTGTCCGGCCGGGTAGCGCTCGCGTCGATGGCGGCGGCCGAAATGGGTCACTACGGGCTGCTGGAACGCTACCTCGCCGAACGGGGTGTGAGCGTCGAGGAAGCCATGCGCCCATTCATGCGGCACATCGACGCGTTCCAGGAGTCCACCGCGCCGAGGACCTGGCTGGAGTCGCTGGTCAAGGCGTACGTCGTGGACAACCTGGCCGCCGACCTGTACCGGGAGCTGGCCGAGGTGCTCGACGAGGAGCCCCGTGAGCTGGTGACCACCGTGTTGGCCGACACGGGCCACTCCGCGTTCGCCCAGCGCGAAGTCGCGGCGGCCATCGAGAACGACGCTCCCGTGCGCGATCGCCTCGCGCTCTGGAGCCGCCGGCTGCTCGGCGAGGCGTTGACGCAGGCCCAGTACGTCGTGGCGGAAAGCGACGGGCTCGCCGAGCTCATCGTGGCCGGGACCGGCGATCTCTCCGGCATCGCGGCGTTGTTCCGCAAGCTCCAAAAGCAACACACCAAGCGGATGCAAGCCCTCGGTCTCGGCTAG
- a CDS encoding TetR/AcrR family transcriptional regulator produces the protein MTETGQARQVTSETSSAPLGRGVRLPRTERRAQLLAAAQEVFAANGYHAAAMDDIAERAGVSKPVLYQHFPGKLDLYIALLESHVDNLVNAVQQALASTTDNKQRVKNAVGAFFDFVNSDVGAFRMVFESDLRGEPAVQEAVDRATSASVDAITETITADAGLDEEKARLLAVGLVGMSQVSARFWLANSSMSQEEAVALTSTLAWRGIGAGFPLSGRD, from the coding sequence ATGACGGAGACAGGGCAGGCGCGGCAGGTTACGAGCGAGACGAGCTCGGCACCGCTCGGACGCGGGGTACGGCTCCCGCGAACGGAGCGCCGCGCGCAGTTGCTCGCGGCCGCCCAGGAGGTGTTCGCGGCCAACGGCTACCACGCGGCGGCCATGGACGACATCGCCGAGCGCGCGGGAGTCAGCAAGCCCGTGCTCTACCAGCACTTCCCCGGCAAGCTGGACCTCTACATCGCACTGCTGGAAAGCCACGTCGACAACCTGGTGAACGCCGTGCAGCAGGCGCTCGCGTCCACAACGGACAACAAGCAGCGCGTCAAGAACGCCGTGGGCGCCTTCTTCGACTTCGTCAACAGTGACGTGGGCGCGTTCCGCATGGTGTTCGAGTCGGATCTTCGAGGTGAGCCCGCCGTGCAGGAGGCCGTCGACCGGGCCACGTCGGCCAGCGTCGACGCCATCACGGAGACGATCACGGCCGACGCGGGGCTCGACGAGGAGAAGGCTCGCCTGCTCGCCGTCGGGCTCGTGGGCATGAGCCAGGTCAGCGCTCGGTTCTGGCTGGCCAACAGCTCGATGTCCCAGGAAGAGGCCGTCGCGCTCACCTCGACGCTCGCGTGGCGCGGCATCGGCGCGGGTTTTCCGCTGTCCGGCCGCGACTGA
- a CDS encoding TetR/AcrR family transcriptional regulator, whose product MDNMADRVNRSSRSRRDSGEKPTGDARRDRWRKHRIARRAEFVEVALRALDEHGPDMGMEDVAAAAGVTKPVLYRHFEDKADLYLALGRRGTEILFERLIPAINAELAPLPRIRMALDAFFSVIEEHPNLYRLLARKSFGDRPVDADVVAEDKQLIATALTALLGDYMRMLNMDSGAAEPWAHGIVGMVQNTGEWWLDKRTMSRDSVVEYLTQIIWAAIDGLTRQHGIVLDPNKPLEANKVVTLKRTPPPFEQTGESS is encoded by the coding sequence ATGGACAACATGGCCGACCGTGTCAACCGCTCCAGCAGGTCGAGGCGCGATTCCGGTGAGAAACCCACCGGTGACGCGCGTCGCGACCGCTGGCGCAAACACCGGATCGCCCGCCGCGCGGAGTTCGTGGAGGTCGCGCTGAGAGCGCTCGACGAACACGGCCCCGACATGGGCATGGAGGACGTGGCCGCGGCCGCGGGCGTCACCAAACCCGTGCTCTACCGCCACTTCGAGGACAAGGCCGACCTGTACCTGGCGCTCGGCCGCCGAGGCACGGAGATCCTGTTCGAGCGCCTCATCCCGGCGATCAACGCCGAACTCGCACCCCTACCGCGCATCCGCATGGCCCTCGACGCGTTCTTCTCGGTCATCGAGGAGCACCCGAACCTCTATCGGCTGCTCGCCCGCAAGTCCTTCGGCGACCGGCCGGTGGACGCCGACGTCGTCGCCGAGGACAAGCAGCTCATCGCCACCGCACTGACGGCCCTGCTCGGCGACTACATGCGAATGCTCAACATGGATTCCGGCGCCGCCGAGCCCTGGGCCCACGGCATCGTCGGCATGGTGCAAAACACCGGGGAGTGGTGGCTGGACAAGCGCACCATGAGCCGCGACAGCGTCGTGGAGTACCTGACGCAGATCATCTGGGCCGCCATCGACGGGCTGACCCGGCAGCACGGCATCGTGCTCGACCCGAACAAACCGCTGGAAGCCAACAAGGTCGTCACCTTGAAACGCACCCCGCCCCCTTTCGAGCAGACGGGAGAATCATCGTGA
- a CDS encoding DUF4873 domain-containing protein, whose translation MSGHDHDEDGYTGPATLRLGEAELAVEVELRGHFQPIDGYYHWYGRIKADQRLSELAGGKKQKVEIRTPEGSASGEISDPDPWDRYRITGVSRPPFSVPTSLEDLAPVEG comes from the coding sequence GTGAGCGGACACGACCACGACGAGGACGGCTACACGGGCCCCGCGACCCTGCGCCTCGGCGAGGCCGAACTCGCGGTCGAGGTGGAGTTGCGCGGCCACTTCCAGCCGATCGACGGCTACTACCACTGGTACGGCCGGATCAAGGCCGACCAGCGGCTTTCCGAACTGGCGGGAGGGAAGAAGCAGAAGGTCGAGATCCGCACCCCCGAGGGCAGCGCGTCCGGCGAGATCTCCGACCCCGACCCGTGGGACCGCTACCGGATCACCGGCGTGAGCAGGCCCCCGTTCTCGGTCCCCACGTCACTGGAGGACCTGGCCCCGGTGGAGGGCTAG
- a CDS encoding alpha/beta fold hydrolase — MPETRTSSPERLTSERPRRRPPLTHVPLSRTPLPELDLTAGPWPGAFERVGELTLHVRRTHGDAPAASATAVYVHGLGGSSTNWTDLGRLLAPHAAGHALDLPGFGASEPMDGFTFSLSAHAEVLGDYLAEHTDAPVHLVGNSMGGAISMLVAAHRPELVRTLTLISPAVPDLRPDPRRLSDPRLALAYLPVIGKRARRELAAMTPRQRAEQVIRLCFADPSSFPAHRFDEVIEEHSARVSYEWAERAMARSTMEIFRTWFTRGAGSLWAVAPRISAPTLVVWGTEDRVISVRKAPRTARLIPRARLLVLPRTGHVAQMERPTTVAKAVLGMWESVEAGHW, encoded by the coding sequence GTGCCCGAAACACGCACCAGTTCACCCGAGAGGTTGACCTCCGAGCGTCCTCGTCGCCGTCCCCCGCTCACCCACGTACCGCTGTCGAGGACCCCCCTGCCGGAACTCGACCTCACGGCCGGACCGTGGCCGGGAGCGTTCGAGCGCGTCGGGGAACTTACCTTGCACGTCCGCCGTACTCACGGCGACGCTCCGGCCGCCTCGGCCACGGCCGTCTACGTGCACGGGCTCGGTGGTTCGTCGACGAACTGGACGGACCTCGGCAGGCTGCTCGCGCCCCACGCCGCCGGGCACGCGCTCGACCTGCCCGGCTTCGGAGCCTCCGAGCCCATGGACGGGTTCACGTTCAGCCTCTCCGCGCACGCCGAGGTGTTGGGCGACTACCTGGCCGAACACACCGACGCGCCCGTGCACCTGGTCGGCAACTCGATGGGCGGGGCGATCTCCATGCTCGTCGCCGCGCACCGTCCGGAACTCGTGCGCACGCTGACGTTGATCTCCCCGGCGGTGCCCGACTTGCGCCCGGACCCGCGCAGGCTCTCCGACCCCCGCCTGGCGCTCGCGTACCTGCCGGTGATCGGCAAACGGGCCCGGCGTGAACTCGCGGCGATGACGCCGAGGCAGCGGGCGGAACAGGTCATCCGCCTGTGTTTCGCCGATCCGTCCTCGTTCCCCGCGCACCGCTTCGACGAGGTGATCGAGGAGCACAGCGCTCGCGTCTCGTACGAGTGGGCCGAGCGCGCGATGGCTCGCAGCACCATGGAGATCTTCCGGACCTGGTTCACCAGGGGAGCGGGATCGTTGTGGGCGGTGGCGCCCCGGATCAGCGCGCCCACCCTCGTGGTCTGGGGCACGGAGGACCGCGTCATCTCCGTGCGCAAGGCGCCTCGGACGGCGCGGCTCATTCCTCGTGCGCGACTGTTGGTGCTCCCCAGAACGGGGCATGTGGCCCAGATGGAGCGACCCACGACCGTGGCCAAGGCGGTGTTGGGTATGTGGGAGAGCGTCGAGGCCGGACACTGGTGA
- a CDS encoding Rv3212 family protein: MTTGRPSEDSPETSAHSPEPEHGLARTDPASPEGESAARGAPDGAVESSPMPRRSPWNRRRDRVVAAVLAVLCVATGMVVWLFSDSRATTRHLASEPPPRLTVPSAVPGALAERWSATSEATPVPVAEGGFVITASDGTVAGRDPLTGEVRWSYGRDLELCTVSAAWSKALAVYRKDVGCSEVTQLDPATGRRTAQRNGDAEAPTRLVVDDSHVTTTGTELLNTWRSDLVKTLEYGRVPAPVNPGRQPRPDCRYSTVAAGGDRVGVIEHCPGETGARLTVLKAAGEEADEPEQVFSVLLPEPTAQLVAMSDERVAVALPERRHLLVWNYDGNQVGTYDLAVPTSELAAVPPSGVVSTSKGREHVYWFTGSRTVALDLHKLQPRWTVEGTLGPGTVFANEYVVPVRGGIAALDEYTGATTRTVAVDRHGYEGPVELAATGPVLLEQRGRTLVALR; this comes from the coding sequence GTGACCACCGGACGGCCCAGCGAGGACTCTCCCGAGACGTCGGCACACTCGCCGGAGCCCGAGCACGGGCTCGCACGGACCGACCCGGCTTCCCCCGAGGGGGAATCCGCCGCTCGCGGGGCCCCCGACGGGGCGGTGGAGTCCTCGCCGATGCCTCGGCGCTCCCCCTGGAACCGGCGCCGCGACCGGGTGGTGGCCGCGGTGCTCGCCGTCCTCTGTGTCGCCACGGGCATGGTGGTTTGGCTGTTCAGCGACAGCCGTGCCACCACGCGGCACCTGGCCTCGGAGCCCCCGCCTCGCCTCACGGTCCCCTCGGCGGTGCCCGGAGCGTTGGCCGAACGGTGGAGCGCCACGAGCGAGGCGACTCCGGTACCGGTGGCCGAGGGCGGATTCGTGATCACCGCCTCGGACGGCACCGTCGCGGGCCGCGACCCCCTCACGGGCGAGGTCCGCTGGAGCTACGGCCGTGATCTCGAACTGTGCACCGTGAGTGCCGCGTGGTCGAAGGCGCTGGCCGTCTACCGCAAGGACGTCGGCTGCAGCGAGGTCACCCAGCTCGACCCCGCCACGGGCCGGAGGACGGCCCAGCGCAACGGCGACGCCGAAGCTCCCACACGCCTGGTCGTGGACGACAGCCACGTGACCACCACGGGCACGGAGCTGCTCAACACCTGGCGCAGCGACCTCGTCAAGACGCTTGAGTACGGCCGGGTTCCCGCCCCGGTCAACCCCGGTCGGCAGCCGAGGCCCGACTGCCGGTATTCGACGGTGGCCGCCGGCGGCGACCGGGTCGGGGTGATCGAACACTGTCCCGGCGAGACCGGTGCGCGGCTCACCGTGTTGAAGGCCGCGGGCGAGGAGGCCGACGAACCCGAGCAGGTGTTCAGCGTGCTGTTGCCCGAGCCGACGGCCCAGCTCGTGGCCATGTCGGACGAACGGGTGGCGGTGGCGTTGCCGGAACGCCGACACCTCCTCGTCTGGAACTACGACGGCAATCAGGTGGGCACCTACGACCTCGCCGTTCCGACGTCCGAACTCGCGGCCGTTCCCCCCTCCGGCGTGGTGTCGACCTCCAAGGGCCGAGAACACGTGTACTGGTTCACCGGCTCCCGCACCGTCGCGCTCGACCTCCACAAACTGCAACCCCGATGGACGGTCGAGGGAACCCTCGGGCCGGGTACGGTGTTCGCGAACGAGTACGTGGTGCCCGTCCGGGGAGGAATCGCCGCGCTCGACGAGTACACCGGTGCGACGACTCGCACCGTGGCCGTGGACCGCCACGGCTACGAAGGGCCGGTCGAGCTCGCGGCGACGGGCCCGGTACTCCTCGAACAACGTGGACGGACGTTGGTAGCACTGAGGTGA
- a CDS encoding DUF3107 domain-containing protein, with protein sequence MEVKIGIKDAPRELVVASKASAEEVEKQVADALSADDGLFRLTDEKGRKFLVPADRIAYVEIAPSDVRRVGFAVGS encoded by the coding sequence GTGGAGGTCAAGATCGGCATCAAGGACGCGCCGCGGGAGCTCGTGGTGGCCAGCAAAGCCTCAGCCGAAGAGGTGGAAAAGCAGGTCGCCGACGCGCTGAGTGCCGATGACGGCCTGTTCCGGCTCACCGACGAAAAGGGCCGCAAGTTCCTCGTCCCGGCCGACCGCATCGCCTACGTCGAGATCGCGCCGTCCGACGTGCGTCGAGTCGGTTTCGCCGTCGGTTCCTGA